In one Myotis daubentonii chromosome 1, mMyoDau2.1, whole genome shotgun sequence genomic region, the following are encoded:
- the TNFAIP8L3 gene encoding tumor necrosis factor alpha-induced protein 8-like protein 3 isoform X1, with protein sequence MKIAGPDVFSSKSFALQAQKKILSKIASKTVANMLIDDTSSEIFDELYKVTKEHTHNKKEAHKIMKDLIKVAIKIGILYRNNQFNQEEAAIVEKFRKKLNQTAMTIVSFYEVDYTFDRNVLSKLLHECKDLVHELVQRHLTPRTHGRINHVFNHFADVEFLSTLYSLDGNCRPSLKRMCEGINKLLDEKVL encoded by the exons ATGAAAATAGCTG GTCCCGATGTGTTTAGTTCAAAGAGTTTTGCCCTTCAAGCCCAGAAGAAGATTCTGAGCAAAATAGCCAGCAAGACCGTGGCCAACATGCTGATTGATGACACCAGCAGTGAGATCTTTGATGAGCTCTACAAAGTCACCAAAGAGCACACCCACAACAAGAAGGAAGCCCACAAGATCATGAAAGACTTAATCAAGGTGGCCATCAAAATCGGGATCCTCTACCGGAACAACCAGTTCAACCAGGAGGAGGCTGCTATCGTGGAGAAGTTCAGGAAGAAGCTGAACCAGACGGCCATGACCATCGTCAGCTTCTATGAGGTGGACTACACCTTCGATAGGAACGTGCTCTCCAAGCTCCTACACGAGTGCAAGGACCTGGTGCATGAACTGGTGCAGCGACACCTGACCCCCAGGACCCACGGGCGCATCAACCACGTCTTCAACCACTTTGCTGATGTGGAGTTCCTCTCCACCCTTTATAGTCTGGATGGAAACTGTAGACCCAGCCTCAAGAGGATGTGTGAAGGAATCAACAAATTGCTAGATGAGAAAGTCCTCTGA
- the TNFAIP8L3 gene encoding tumor necrosis factor alpha-induced protein 8-like protein 3 isoform X3, whose product MDSDSGEQSEGEPTTAAVMNWQRSEDISKDHLLFTPFKRLFQRSPQHQQISHLAPPCIGGPSGGPDVFSSKSFALQAQKKILSKIASKTVANMLIDDTSSEIFDELYKVTKEHTHNKKEAHKIMKDLIKVAIKIGILYRNNQFNQEEAAIVEKFRKKLNQTAMTIVSFYEVDYTFDRNVLSKLLHECKDLVHELVQRHLTPRTHGRINHVFNHFADVEFLSTLYSLDGNCRPSLKRMCEGINKLLDEKVL is encoded by the exons ATGGATTCGGATTCTGGCGAGCAAAGTGAGGGCGAGCCCACGACCGCCGCAG TCATGAATTGGCAGAGGAGTGAGGACATCTCCAAGGACCACTTACTCTTTACCCCTTTCAAGAGACTTTTCCAGAGATCTCCTCAGCACCAGCAGATCTCTCATCTAGCACCACCATGCATAGGAGGGCCAAGCGGGG GTCCCGATGTGTTTAGTTCAAAGAGTTTTGCCCTTCAAGCCCAGAAGAAGATTCTGAGCAAAATAGCCAGCAAGACCGTGGCCAACATGCTGATTGATGACACCAGCAGTGAGATCTTTGATGAGCTCTACAAAGTCACCAAAGAGCACACCCACAACAAGAAGGAAGCCCACAAGATCATGAAAGACTTAATCAAGGTGGCCATCAAAATCGGGATCCTCTACCGGAACAACCAGTTCAACCAGGAGGAGGCTGCTATCGTGGAGAAGTTCAGGAAGAAGCTGAACCAGACGGCCATGACCATCGTCAGCTTCTATGAGGTGGACTACACCTTCGATAGGAACGTGCTCTCCAAGCTCCTACACGAGTGCAAGGACCTGGTGCATGAACTGGTGCAGCGACACCTGACCCCCAGGACCCACGGGCGCATCAACCACGTCTTCAACCACTTTGCTGATGTGGAGTTCCTCTCCACCCTTTATAGTCTGGATGGAAACTGTAGACCCAGCCTCAAGAGGATGTGTGAAGGAATCAACAAATTGCTAGATGAGAAAGTCCTCTGA
- the TNFAIP8L3 gene encoding tumor necrosis factor alpha-induced protein 8-like protein 3 isoform X2 produces MHTGPDVFSSKSFALQAQKKILSKIASKTVANMLIDDTSSEIFDELYKVTKEHTHNKKEAHKIMKDLIKVAIKIGILYRNNQFNQEEAAIVEKFRKKLNQTAMTIVSFYEVDYTFDRNVLSKLLHECKDLVHELVQRHLTPRTHGRINHVFNHFADVEFLSTLYSLDGNCRPSLKRMCEGINKLLDEKVL; encoded by the exons ATGCACACAG GTCCCGATGTGTTTAGTTCAAAGAGTTTTGCCCTTCAAGCCCAGAAGAAGATTCTGAGCAAAATAGCCAGCAAGACCGTGGCCAACATGCTGATTGATGACACCAGCAGTGAGATCTTTGATGAGCTCTACAAAGTCACCAAAGAGCACACCCACAACAAGAAGGAAGCCCACAAGATCATGAAAGACTTAATCAAGGTGGCCATCAAAATCGGGATCCTCTACCGGAACAACCAGTTCAACCAGGAGGAGGCTGCTATCGTGGAGAAGTTCAGGAAGAAGCTGAACCAGACGGCCATGACCATCGTCAGCTTCTATGAGGTGGACTACACCTTCGATAGGAACGTGCTCTCCAAGCTCCTACACGAGTGCAAGGACCTGGTGCATGAACTGGTGCAGCGACACCTGACCCCCAGGACCCACGGGCGCATCAACCACGTCTTCAACCACTTTGCTGATGTGGAGTTCCTCTCCACCCTTTATAGTCTGGATGGAAACTGTAGACCCAGCCTCAAGAGGATGTGTGAAGGAATCAACAAATTGCTAGATGAGAAAGTCCTCTGA